AGCAAAGACCAGCCTATCCTTGAGCTTATCCCAGAGTTTAAAGTGTTTCAATATCTCTTCTGCGTATCTCCCTGCCGGAACCGTTCCGGGATTCCCGATGGCGATTCTTTTTAGCTCATTCTTTAAAAGGTCCTGGAAGGAGTCGATATGAATTCCCGAATGTGGAGGTACAATCAGAGTGATGCTGTTGGTTGCAAAATTACGTCTTGAGTCTTCCTTTATCAAACCCATGCCCTCCAGTCCGTCCATATAGCGTATAGAGGCAGAGGCAAATACATCAACAGGAGCCCCTGCTTCTATCAGGGACTCTGTCGCCTCTGCGTATGAACCTCCGAAAGCAAAGGGTGACAAAAAACCAGCATTATGGATAAAGAAAAAATCCGCCTGAATATCGGAATGCGTTTACAAAACCATCTCACAGTAATCCTCACCAATCATTGCATTTATCACTTCGAGTTCCATATCTTTGTCCTCACCGAGGATGCCAAAGGCATCGGCCCTGCATTGCCTGCAGTGAGTCATCTGAGGAATATACTGTTTGCACTCTTCGCGCAGGCTGTTTATCGTCTCGCGGGTTGGTCTTTTCAGGTCCTTAAATTCAGCCTGTGGAATCAGTGGAATTATATTCATGAGGTCAGCCCCTTTTCTGCCGGCAAGCCATGCTATGAAGGGAATCTCCTTGTCATTAATGCCCGGAATCAGGACGCTGTTAATCTTTACAATAAGCCCTGCACTGATTGCGTCTCCGAGTCCCCTCCTCTGGTTGCTCAAGAGAGTCTCCGCCGCTGACCTGCCGGTATAACTCCTCCCCCTGTATGAGACCCATGAATATACCTTCTCAGCAGTCTCGGGTACCACGGCGTTTATCGTAATTGTCAGGCTCTTTACCCCTGCCTTCAGAAGGTCTTCAAGCCTGTCAGTGAGGTAAAGGCCATTTGTCGATACACAGAGGATCAAATCAGGGAATTCCCTGTGAATTGATTCCAAGACCTCAAAAGTGGCGTCATTTGCCAGCGGCTCTCCGGGGCCTGCGATCCCTATAACACTTACGTGCTCATCCCTCTCCAGCAGTAATCTCACCCTTTCCAGCGCCTCCCGGGGTGTAAACACCCGGCTTGAGACCCCCGGCCTTGATTCATTGGCACAGTCGTATTTCCGTATGCAGTACCTGCACTGTATATTGCATGCAGGGGCCACCGGGAGATGGATCCTGCCGAACCTGTGATGTGCCTCTTTTGAGAAACACGGGTGCTCTTTCATAATATCCTTGTTCTTGCGTATCTTTAAGCGCGTCATCATTTATGCCTCTCTTTCTGCGAAAGCCTTCAGGGCTTTACGGGGTTGTTTGGTAAAGAGTGAAGCTCCCCGACCAAAGGTCGGGGCAT
This genomic window from bacterium BMS3Abin08 contains:
- the modA gene encoding molybdate-binding periplasmic protein precursor, whose amino-acid sequence is MSPFAFGGSYAEATESLIEAGAPVDVFASASIRYMDGLEGMGLIKEDSRRNFATNSITLIVPPHSGIHIDSFQDLLKNELKRIAIGNPGTVPAGRYAEEILKHFKLWDKLKDRLVFAENVRQVLDYVARGEVDAGMVYASDVRIRPAEVKVVVTAPDESHKPVVYPMAVVKGTKNEVPAREFIALVISDYGKDILKKYGFEPFLRRNKR
- the nifB gene encoding feMo cofactor biosynthesis protein NifB, translating into MMTRLKIRKNKDIMKEHPCFSKEAHHRFGRIHLPVAPACNIQCRYCIRKYDCANESRPGVSSRVFTPREALERVRLLLERDEHVSVIGIAGPGEPLANDATFEVLESIHREFPDLILCVSTNGLYLTDRLEDLLKAGVKSLTITINAVVPETAEKVYSWVSYRGRSYTGRSAAETLLSNQRRGLGDAISAGLIVKINSVLIPGINDKEIPFIAWLAGRKGADLMNIIPLIPQAEFKDLKRPTRETINSLREECKQYIPQMTHCRQCRADAFGILGEDKDMELEVINAMIGEDYCEMVL